A genomic window from Mobula hypostoma chromosome X1, sMobHyp1.1, whole genome shotgun sequence includes:
- the LOC134340528 gene encoding SOSS complex subunit B1-B-like, whose protein sequence is MSSDTYVKDIKAGLKNLNLLFIVLEIGRVTKTKDGHEVRTCKVADKTGSINISVWDDVGSLIQAGDIIRLTRGYASIWKGCLTLYTGRGGDLQKVGEFCMQYSEVPNFSDPNPEYMAQPLSQNKPTPPEQSSSTASPAPSTPSVSTGNENLNAAGTTGASPGNSNHQPPAAAAAGRGNGRSPGNNQAVATSTSTPATTTLSNGRDPRRLMSGEQNAGLTGKFPIKVLGKLQRFAHPTTE, encoded by the exons ATGTCAAGCGACACTTACGTTAAGGATATCAAAGCTGGTTTAAAAAATCTCAACCTTCTCTTCATTGTCCTGGAGATAG GACGAGTGACGAAAACAAAGGATGGGCATGAAGTCAGGACATGCAAAGTCGCTGATAAAACCGGCAGCATCAATATATCTGTTTGGGATGACGTGGGAAGTCTGATCCAGGCTGGAGACATTATCCGACTGACCAGAGG ATATGCTTCAATCTGGAAAGGATGTCTGACACTTTACACAGGGAGAGGAGGTGACCTTCAGAAAGTTGGAGA ATTTTGTATGCAGTATTCAGAAGTGCCAAATTTCAGTGACCCAAATCCTGAGTACATGGCCCAACCGCTGTCACAGAACAAACCG ACTCCACCTGAACAAAGTTCTTCAACAGCTAGTCCAGCGCCTTCAACTCCCTCTGTTAGTACCG GTAATGAGAATCTGAACGCTGCTGGCACAACTGGAGCTTCCCCAGGCAACTCGAATCACCAGCCGCCAGCGGCAGCAGCGGCTGGAAGAGGCAATGGACGCAGCCCAGGAAATAACCAGGCAGTGGCCACATCCACCTCCACCCCAGCAACCACCACTCTTAGCAATGGAAGGGATCCACGGCGG TTAATGTCAGGTGAACAGAATGCAGGCTTGACAGGGAAATTTCCCATCAAAGTCCTGGGGAAGCTGCAGAGATTTGCACATCCAACAACAGAGTAA